The nucleotide sequence CAATCGCGGAATAAGTATTATATTTAAAATTATATTTATTAACGAGGCAATCCCCATATTGGTTGTATGTGTAGTTTGTTTATCACAAGCATTCATTAAGGAACCGACGGGGTATGTTAAAAATATTGGGATAATGGAAAAAATTAAAATCTGTAAAAGCGGGATGGAAGTCAGATAGTTATTACCGTAAACCGTTTTGATAAGCTCGGGTGCCAAGACCGCCGTGCCGATGGCGGTTGGGATGGAAATTATCATTAAGTAAAACATTGATTTTTCAAAAATCCCCGACAATTTTTCTTTGGCAGAAACATAACAGGAGCTCATCGCCGGAAAAATAGAAGCGGCAAAAGCCATGGGAATAAATTGTAAAGCGAAGGTAATTTTATAAGGTACGCTATACCAGCCAACATGCGTTTCGGAAAGCATTTTGGAAATCAAAACTGAATCCACGGAATTTATTTTTACAAAAATTCCCGCTAAAGCAAAAGGTATGGCTATTTTAAAAAGAAATTTAATTATTTCTTTGTTATACGAAAGGGTTGGCCAAAATTGGAATTTTTTAACCAGTAAAAGCAGGGAATAGATAAAATTAAATAAGCTATTGCTTAGAACGGCGATAATCAACCAATGTATCGGCCAATGAAACGCTAGGGCGGAGCCACCGATAATCAAGGTAAGTGTCTGACCGATTATTACGCCCAAAGCTTCGTATTTTAGATTTTGATGAGCGCGAAAAATACCGTAAAAACTTAAATGAAAAGAATCTAAAAGCATGATAACGCAGGCAATATAAACAAGCTGTCTGGTAATCTCGCTATAACCCAATAAATTAATAAAAATAATTACGGCGGCGGAAGCGAGAAAAGAGAGAATCAATTTAACGCCCAAAATATTGTTTAGATATTCAATGGTTTTCCCCTTAAATTTCGCGACCTCGCGAACCAATACGGACGAAAGGCCTAAATCAACAAAAATAGAAAAAACTGTGGTAAAAGAAAGGGCGAAGAAATATTTACCGGTATCCTCTACTCCGGCTAAACGGGCAATTAAAGTAAAAAAAATAAAGG is from Patescibacteria group bacterium and encodes:
- a CDS encoding flippase → MQEGAQITRNTAYLTGAFIGQKILSFIFFTLIARLAGVEDTGKYFFALSFTTVFSIFVDLGLSSVLVREVAKFKGKTIEYLNNILGVKLILSFLASAAVIIFINLLGYSEITRQLVYIACVIMLLDSFHLSFYGIFRAHQNLKYEALGVIIGQTLTLIIGGSALAFHWPIHWLIIAVLSNSLFNFIYSLLLLVKKFQFWPTLSYNKEIIKFLFKIAIPFALAGIFVKINSVDSVLISKMLSETHVGWYSVPYKITFALQFIPMAFAASIFPAMSSCYVSAKEKLSGIFEKSMFYLMIISIPTAIGTAVLAPELIKTVYGNNYLTSIPLLQILIFSIIPIFLTYPVGSLMNACDKQTTHTTNMGIASLINIILNIILIPRLGLLGAVISALSGHSLFLVLDLFWVFRIVPGTGLNLLKFALKTTISGVFMGFMVFYTKTYINWILGVPAGIISFFGFLMLVRGLTKEDVTKIFRTLFKKEDST